In the bacterium SCSIO 12741 genome, TCAATCACCTGAAAGGTGCCGTTGATTTCTTTGAAAACGTGGTACTCATAATTCTTCCAGGGAACGTCGTAGTCCCAAAGCAGGTGAAGTTTTCTGTCATCCGGCTTAATACGAAGGAATACCGAAGAAGCTACGTGGGTTGATCCTATTAAAGAATCTTCGCTGTAGAGTTCGATCATGGCTGTATTGGCCTTGTTATCGGTATTGATGTTCTCCAGTAAATAATGCGTGTCAATGTCGTTCCAGGCATTGTATTGAGGAGAGGTGTAAACCAAATCCGTAGCACTGTTGAGTCCTTCTGAACTATAAATTTTTACCTGGTAGGGTGGAGGCCATTCAGCCAATATAATATCAACTGGCTTTGCCCATAAGATCGAATCGGTTCCTTGATTAGAATGGGTAATGTTCACCGAATTTCTTCGAACGATAGGGGCATCGAATGATAGCTCTGCACAGGCCTCTTCTGATGCATATCCAGGGTAGTTCTCAGGATACATGGGAACAATACGGTAACAATAGGTTTGCCCATGTACCAGGCCTTTGCCATCGTTGTTGTCAATATAGCTCGAAGAAGAGGCTCCGGTAACCGTGGCTATTTTATCATAACCTAAGTAAGAAGGAAGTCCAATTTCACATGAGCTGGCCGTCCATGCGGTTGAACTGATTTTTCGGTAGATTTCATAGGATACCACGTTGTTGCAAACCGGTGGTGTCCAGTTGAGATGGATGTTTTTGCGAATGGCTTGGGCCGTAACATTTTTAGGAGCGGGTCCCACAATTCGAATTTTGTGGGTCATAAAGTTGATCAGCGGGGTGGCGGTGTTTCCATCTTCCGCTTTGTAATTCATGAGGTATTGACTCGGACGAATATGTGAACAGGCGGTTTCCCAATAAAAATTGGAGCGTACCGTATCCCGATTCACAGCCGTATTGAAAATGGCTTTTTTCGAGGGTAGGGATAGAGGTTCACCGGAACCCGAAAGTGTAATTTGATCGCCTTCGTTGTCATAGGCCACGATTTCTGTGAGGAGCGTGTCACCCGCTAAAACACAGGTATCTCGAACTTCAAGAAACTGTGGGGGAGAGTTGAAGCATTTGTTTACTTCAATCTGCATATCTCGTAGCACGTTTCCTATTTCGCGGTAAGTATTGGTTATTTGATCTCTTCGCCATTCGCGAACGAGAATACAGGCATTGTAGATCCCATCGTCTCCAGGCCCGTCCCAAGTGAGCGTTCCAGTAACCGGATCAATGGAAAAAGTATTGTTTGGGCAAGTTGGAGCAGGAAAGGAATAACCAGGAATGGGATCACCATTTTTTCCGTAGCACACGGAAAGTTCGTAGCTCAAACTGTCTCCATCAGCATCCACCGCACCAGGATTGTGGTAGAAGGGATTACACTCACAAGCCTCATCGATAGGGGCAAAGGTGAGCTTTGGAGAGTTGTTGACTCCCAGCAAGGGTGAAATAATCAAGGTGGTTCTTAGAAAGAAAGGCACATTAACCGAACTGGGAATATTTTTAATGTCTTTTACCCGGTTAGGGTCACCCATCGTTATAACGTAGGTTCCATTACCGGCGTAGGTATGTGTGGTTTCGTAAATGTTCTTTTGAATTTTTCCGGGAACCAGAATTTCACCCTTACAATCGCATTTGATGTTGGGGTTACATCCGCCAATTCCGCCAGGAGAATTTACCCGGGCGATGGTATCTTCCTGCCCATCCCCAAATTTGATTCCCAACTCACACCGGTCAGCCTGGGTACTCATCGGATCCGTATAGGTAGTAATCCGAATTTTGTAGGTGTTCCCCGAAACACGCTCATAGGTGATTTCACCCGCCTTGTTGTGCGTAGCGCTGAGCTCCAGGCAAAAGCTGGTCATCAGTAGGATTAGAATGTAAAGTCCTTTTTTCATCAGGGAGTACAAATTTACTGAATAAACAGATTTCTTGGCGATCTATTTTACAGGAACAAACAAATGGGAGAAACGGTCGTATAAATGGTCAAATTAGGTTTCAACTTCACCCTGGGTTGAAAATCCTATCTAATTTTGGGAAAAATTCCAATTTTTGCACTCGAATGCGCATATACATTGTAGAAGACGATCCAGTTTACGCCCGCTATTTAAAGCATAACGTGGAGTTAAACCCTGAGTTTGAGGCAGTCGTCTTTGAAAGTGGAGGCGATTTGCTAAAGAACCTGGACGGTGCACCCAGGGTGATAACTTTGGATTACAGTCTCGCTGATATGAAATGCGAGGATTTAATCGAACGGATTAAAAAAACACGACCGGATACCTCTCTCATTGTCATTTCTGCTCAAGAAGATATTACCACAGCGGTAAAATTGCTGCGTGGAGGAATTTATGATTACATCGTTAAGAATGAAGAGACCCGCGATCGTCTTTGGAACACCTTAAGGCACCTCAAGGAAAACATTGGCCTGAAAGAAGAGTTGGAACACCTCAGGCAGGAAATTGAAACTCATTACGATTTTGAATCCATCATCAAGGGACATAGCTCGGCTATAAAGCGGTTGTTTAAGTTGATGGAGAAAGCCACCAAAACCAACATCACCGTTTCGGTGACGGGTGAAACAGGTACAGGTAAAGAATTGGTGGCCAAGGCCATTCACTACAATTCCAAATTACGGAAGAAACCTTTGGTAAGTGTCAATATGGCCGCTATACCGAAGGAGTTGATCGAAAGTGAGTTGTTTGGCTACGAAAAGGGAGCCTTTACCGGAGCACAATCCCGGCGAATCGGGAAATTTGAAGAGGCCAACGGAGGAACTGTTTTCCTCGATGAAATTGGTGAGCTCGATCTGAACCTTCAGGCGAAATTGCTCCGGGTACTTCAGGAGAAAGAGGTGACTCGGATTGGAGGTAATCAGACCTTGAAGTTAGATGTTCGCGTGATTGTAGCTACGCATAGAGATTTGGCTGAAGAGGTAAAGAAAGGAAACTTTAGGGAAGACCTCTACTACCGCCTCTTGGGACTGCCGATCGAGCTTCCGCCGCTGCGGGAAAGAGAAAATGACATCATCATCCTCGGGCGATACTTTGCCGATGTGTTTTGCAAAGAGAATGGCATGAACCGGATGACCTTTACCAAAGAGGCGCAAAGCAAAATGATGCATTACCACTGGCCAGGAAACGTTCGGGAATTAAAGGCAGTTATTGAATTGGCTGCGGTGATGGCCAATGATAATGTGATCGATGAGGAGTCTTTGGTGTTTAAGTCTACCAGAGACACACCTGAGTTTATGATGCAGGAAACCACGTTGAAAGAATACAATGAGAACTTGATTCGTTACTACTTAAAGAAAAACAACAATAACGTTCTTGTAGTGGCAAAAAAACTCGATATTGGTAAATCAACAATCTACCGGATGATTAAAGAAGGTAGAATCGAAATAACCTAAACGTGGACAAACTGTATAACTTGGATGAGTTGCGGGAAATGACCGGCAATGATGAATCCTTTATGAAAGAGATGATTCAGCTCTTCGTAACCAACAACAAAGATTACCTCGAACAATTGAACCAAGGGCTTGAAGAGAAGGACTGGAAGAAGGTGAAATTCTTCGCTCATAAGATTAAACCTTCCATCCTAATGATGAAAATTGGTAAACTGGAAGACAATATTTACCGATTAAACGAGTTTGCTGGAGAGGAGAAGAATTTGTCGGAAATCCCTGCCCTGGTTGAAAAGTTGAACGATATTCTCCCTCAGGTTTTGGTGCAGCTTTCGGAAGAGTGAAAAAATTATTAAGAAAGTTGTGCAAAACTTTAAGAGAATATTTTTAAATTTGTCTCATAGTTCTTTGATACTCCCAGTATGGGAATGATAAAATTGAAATAAACAAGTAGTTTATAACGATTGGTTGGTTGGGACCTCCTCCTGTGTACGCCCTATTACCGGGAGGGCTCAAGGTCCTAGGCAAGTTTAAAACTACTTCATAATATTTACGATTGGTTGGTTGGGACCTCCTCCCGCATAGGGTTTGTGCTTGTCACAAGCGGGAGGTACCTCAGGTCCCAAACGAAATTGGAAAGCGGTCATCTTCGGATAGGCCGCTTTTTTTTTGCCCAAATTTTTCTTCTGCACAAAAAAAACGGCCCTTCCCAGGAGGAAAGAGCCGTTAAGACATTTATGTTTTGTTTCGAGTACTACTCGATTACCAATCGTTGGATAAGTTCTGATCCGTTTTGTTTGATCAGTACGATGTGCAATCCGCTTTCAATAGAGCGAATGTCAATTTTCTGTCCAGCTTCTGCTTCAATGACCATTTCTGAAGCTCCAAGTACATTGAATAACTCAAGGGTGAAGCTTCCTTCAATTCCTTGAATAGAAAGCCAGTCCTTAGCCGGTTGTGGTAGAATTTTCCAGTTTTCAAGGTTTGCACGGTTATCTTCAATTCCTACATGAGATCCTAAAGTAATCGTGGTGTCTTTCTGGCAATTGTTGTTATCAGTAATTGTCACCGTGTTGTCTCCAGATGGAAGATCGGTGGCTACTGAGCTGGTTGAGCTTGAGTTGTCCCAGTCATAAAGATAAGGAGGAGTTCCTCCACCAGCCTTTACATGAATTTCTCCAGTATTAGGAGTTGTGCCTTCATCCTTAGTAGAATCAACAGTAAGGGTAAGAGCAGGTGGATCCATCAAAGTAACGTTGATAGAAGAAGTTTTTCCGGCCACTACGTCACTTACGGTTACGGTATGAGTACCTGAACCCAAATTACTCGCCTTAGCTGTACCCTGGCTGCCTGCTGAGGCACTCCACATATAGGTGTAATTTCCAGATCCTCCAAGAACGCTTACTGTGGCATCTCCCGTTTTTTCTCCAAAACATTTCGGATCGTTAGATGCTGAGATGTAAGTAAAAAGAGAATCGGTTAACTTGTAGTAAACTTCTGTTACAATTCCGTTTGGAGCATCTGCAATAGCTTCGGCAATGGGGTAGCTTTCGCCTTTGGCATACCAGCGGTAGCGGTAAGTAGTATCGTTAAGCTCGATAATCGGAGTGGTTGTCCACTGACCGGTTAATGCGTTGTAACCATTTACATCCAGATCGCGGTACTCTTTGGTGAAGACCTTGAGCACGTCATACGTCTTTTGAGGGGTGATCAATTTTCCCCATCCTTCAACCGTGGAAATAAACCCAAGATCTCCGTCGATGCGAATTTTGCTGTAGATCACAATGTTGGTATCTACGACGGTGTCAATCAAAGTTACGCTGGTTTCAGCATCCTGATAGGTGAACGGGAACTCGATCATTTTAACATCCGGGTCAAAATTCATGTCCATGTTCACTCCAGCCACGAAGGGAAGATTTCTAACTCCATCGATGATCAGGGAGTCTTTGCTTTTATTAAAGTAAATGGTTCCGTCAACCGGGTTATCCATAACCACGTTGGCTCCTGGAAAAGCAGTGTCTTCAGGATACATAGTGGTGTTTACCTTACGAATACTCACCTTAAAGGTAGAGTCCGCTAAAATGGAAGAAAAGTCCCAGGTGTGGTTTGCCGTACCAGAAACGGAGGCTACTGAGGGGTTGCTCCCTCGGATAATGTCAAACTCTGTGCTTGGTGTATAAACGTCCGAACTATCCAGAACAATTGGGGTCTGGGCGAACAGGCTGGTTGAGAATACGAATAAAATCGCGGCAGATAAAAGGTGTTTCATAACTATCAGTTCTTATTAAGTTATACGCTATCTGAAATTCTGTAGTTGGTATAACTTCTTATAGATACCATTTTTTTCGACTAATTGTTGGTGTGTGCCTTCCTCAACAATGATGCCTTTCTCTAAAACCACAATTTTATCGGCATTTTGAATGGTGCTCAATCGGTGAGCAATGACAAGCGAGGTGCGGTTTTTCATTAAGTTGTTTAAGGCCGATTGAACCAGTTGTTCAGATTCTGTATCCAAAGCGGATGTGGCCTCATCAAGAATAAGTATCGATGGATTTTTGAGAACAGCTCGAGCAATACTTAAGCGTTGTTTTTGCCCACCAGAAAGTTTTCCTCCTCCATCTCCGATATTGGTTTGGTAGCCATCGGCTAACCCTTCGATAAATTCGTGAGCATTGGCAATTTTAGCTGCACGCACCACATCCTCGAGTGAAGCTTTGTCTTCACCGTAAGCTATATTGTTGAATACGGTGTCGTTAAACAGAATAGATTGCTGGGTAACCACTCCCATTTGATCGCGGAGGCTACTAACCGTAACATCCTTGATGGGTGTGCCGTCAATAAAAATTCCTCCTTTAACCGGATCATGGAAACGAGGCAGTAAGTCGGCCAGGGTGGATTTTCCACCTCCACTGGCTCCTACCAGGGCAACCATTTCTCCTTTGTTGATGGTAAGATTAATGTTGCTAAGCACGGTTTCGCCGGTATAAGCGAAGTCGAGGTCCTTAAATTCAATTTTGCCTTGGAATCCAGGTAGGTCTTTAGCTCCTTCCTTATCCCGGATAGTCACTTCCGCTTGAATAATTTCTTCTAATCGCTCGGCGCTGGCCGCTCCCTTTTGAACATTGAAGTAGGCCTTTGATAATGACTTGGCTGGATTAATGATCTGCGAAAAGAACATAATGAAGGCTACAAATACCGAAGCTTCCATTTCCTCCTGCAGCACGATTCTTCCTCCAAACCAAAGAATGATGGCCAAAATGGAGACTCCAAGAAACTCACTTAGAGGTGAAGCCAGATCCCGTTTGCGGTAAATCTTAACCATCAAGGTGAAGTACTTGTGGGTTAATTCCTGAAAACGGTTGTACGATTTTTTCTCCGCGTTAAAAGCTTTGATGATTCGAAGTCCACCCAAAGTTTCTTCCAGATTGGCAATGATCATTCCGGCCATATCTTGACCCTCATTGGAGGATTTGCGCAGGCTGTTTCCAACCCGGCCTATTACAAGAACAGTCACGGGAAGCATCAGAAATACAAACAAAGTCAGCTGCGGACTCATGTAGATCATGAAGGAAAGTATCGCGATGATGGTAACGGGTTCCCGAAAAATCAGCTCAATGCCTAAAAGAACCGACCATTCGATTTCCACCATGTCATTACTAAACTTGCTTAGAATGTTTCCTTTTCGTTCCTCAGAATAGTAGGAAAGGGGGAGGTGAAGAATTTTGTCGTAGGTCTTGCGACGAAGGTCATACAAAACCCCATTTCGTACCCGGGCCATAACAAAGAGAGCCAGGTAGGTAAACAGGTTTTTCAGGAAAAAGGCCACTACGATGACGATACATAGAAACACCAAGGCATTGATTCGGCCATCATAAAGGGTTTCGCCCGAGGTGATAACCTGGGAAAAATGATAGTTAAAGGTGTCGACGAAACTGTCAACACTTAGATTAAACTGGGGAGCAACCGCATCACGGGCGGACTCGAACTCCGAATCTTTTTTCAAAAAAATCAAATCCAGAAACGGCATGATCATCGCCATGGAAAACAGGGAGAAAATCACCGCAAAAAGATTGAATAACACATTGAGTGCCAAATAGCCCCGGTAATTTTTAGCCAGGGCCAGGATTTTTCGTAGGCTCTTCACGGCGGCAAAGATAAGCTCAATTGACCCGGAGACCGATCAATTAGGATTTATTACCAACTGCTCTGCGTTGGTAACCGAGCGGCTTAGCCGCCAAAATGAATATTTTTGCAGCATGGCAAGCATTCGACAAAGTAAATTGGAGAGCCTTCTGAAGCGAGACTTGAGTGATATTTTTCAAGTGGAAACCCGCGGACTTGGTATTAAAGAAATGGTGACCGTCACGGTAGTTAGGGTGAGTCCTGACATGTCGTTTGCCAAAGTATATGTGAGTATTTTTCCAAGCGATAATGCACAAGCAGTGCTGGTGACGCTCAAAGAACAACAATCCTATTTTAGAGGATTGCTTGGTAAGAAGATTGGTCGACAAGTGCGTATGGTTCCTGAGATCGCCTTTTACCTTGATGATAGTCTGGACTACGCCGACAGAATCGATCAGCTGCTTAAATAATCAGCAGGATTGAATCTTCCATTTTTCATAGCGAAACGTTATCTCTTTGCTCGAAAGAGTAGAAATGTAATTAACCTGATTTCCGGCATTTCCCTTTTGGGAATTGGAGTTGGGGCTATGGCGCTCATTGTGGTTCTCTCGACCTTCAATGGGATGCGAATTTTGGTGGAAGATTTGTATAGTTCCTTCGATCCTGAGATTCGCATTGAGCCCGCTCAGGGAAAAACCTTCGCTTGGGATGAGTTTCCCGAGGAGAAACTCCGCGAACACCAGGCCGTTAGGTTGATTTCGCGTTCCATTCAAGAAACCGTATTGCTTCGCTACCGGGAGGCTCAATTTTTTGTCACTCTAAAAGGTGTCGATTCCACCTACCTGGAAATGACGGGTCTGGACAGCATGATGTATAGCGGTGATATGAAACTACGGGAAAACGGCAAGAACTACTGTATTGTTGGATACGGTGTGGCCGATCAGCTCAGTATTTTTCTGTCCCACATGTTTGAGCCCGTTAAGGTATATGCGGCTAAACGTACGGCCAAGGTAACGGTCAATCCTCAAGATGCTTTCTTAACTGACGTCATTTACCCAGCTGGCATTTTTGCGATTAATCCTGAGTTTGATTACCAGTATGTTTTGGCGCCCTATGAGTTTTCGGCAGAGTTACTTCAGCACCCAGGCCGGGTTAGTTCGGTAGAGGTGGGGCTGGTTCCTGGTGCCGATATGGATCAGGTGGCTCGTGAGTTAAAGGAGATTCTGGGTGATGACTTCCAGGTGAAATCACGCTATCAGCTAAACGAAGTGCTGTATCAGACGAACCAAACAGAGAAGTGGATCACATTTATGATTCTTTCTTTCGTTTTAGGTATTGCAGCTTTCAACTTGATTGGATCCATTAGCATGGTCATCATCGATAAGCGAGAAGATATTTATACCCTTCAGGCTATGGGACTACGACCAGCCCAGATTCGCAGGCTGTTTTTGTTGGAGGGGATGATGGTGAGTGCCTTAGGTGGAGGTGGCGGATTGGTCATTGGGGCCATCTTGTGCATTTTGCAGTCTACGATAGGATTGGTAAAATTGCAGACCGGCGCCATCGTCGAGTATTATCCTGTCTCCATGGAGTGGGCTGATTTTCTGGCGGTTTCGTTGATCGTTATAGTCATTGGATTTATTGCAGCCTGGTTACCTGCATTTTGGGGAACCCGGAAATACTTACTACACAAATAACCTACGATGAAAAAATTTCAATACCTGTTGCTAAGTGGCTTGGTTCTGCTTTCCTATTGTGGTCATTCGCAAGATGAAAGAAGAAACAAAGAGGAGGGAGGATTTATCTTCTCGGATATTAAAGAACAAGAAGCTACCGAAGTAAAAAACCAATACCGCTCTGGCACTTGTTGGAGTTTTGGAGGGTCCTCTTTTCTTGAATCTGAATTGATTCGCATGGGGAAAGATCCGGTGAATCTGAGTGAAATGTTCATCGTTCGCCATGCCTACAGCATGAAGGCTGAGGAGTATGTGCGCATGCATGGTTATTTCCAGTTTGGGCCTGGAGGACAGTTTCATGATTTGATTAGAATCATCGAGAAAAATGGCCTCGTTCCTGAGTCGGCTTATGGTGGACAACCCATTTATTATGGAAAGCCCGTTCATGAAGAAATGGATGCTATGGCCAAGGCCATGGTAGAGGTTGTGGTAAAAAATCCCAATAAAAGATTATCAGACCACTGGCGAAGTGCTTATGAAGGAATGCTGGATTCTTACTTGGGTGAATTTCCAGAAGAGTTTGAATTTAAAGGTCAGTCCTACACTCCTCAGAGTTATGCTGAATCTTTAGGTGTTAATTGGGGGGATTATGTAGAGATTACGTCCTTTTCTCACCAGCCCTTTTATGAGTCATTTGTATTGAAAATACCTGACAATTGGATGCTCGAATCGTATTACAATCTTCCCTTGGATGATTTGATGGAAGTGATGAAAAATGCGGTTGATCAAGGGTATACGGTTGCTTGGGACGCGGATGTTAGTGAGCGCACATTTTCCTTTAAAAATGGAGTGGCCTTTATGCCCGATGTGGAGTATGGGCAAATGAGTCGTGAGCGTAGAGATACTTTGTTCAATGCGCCTGGTCCGGAATTGGAAGTAACTCAGGAAAATCGCCAGAAGATGTACGATAACTACCTGACTACAGATGATCACTTAATGCACATTACAGGAAGTTGTAAAGATCAAAACGGGACCGGTTACTTCATTGTGAAGAACTCCTGGGGTGACGATCGCAACGATTGCGGTGGATACCTCTATGCATCAGAAGCTTACTTCAAGGCAAAAACAGTTGCAATCCTCATTCACAAGGATGCAATTCCAGCAAAAATCAAAAAGAAATTGGGACTCTAACGGAACAGTATTTTTAGCGTTCCCCTGGTTTTTTGTTCCATCAATACTTCTTTTCCGGATACGATATCCTGAAGCACTTTTTGGTTGTAGTGTCTTACCGTCATGAGCTGTAGGTTCTCGTTGTAAAGCACCCGGAAATCTTCACGAATTTCGTCCAACGCGGCGTGAAGTTTACTTTTTTCAGCATCCAATACCAAGGAGAAGTTGATGGCGGAGTTTTGCATCATACTTACCTCCAGTTTGTGCTTGTAGAGAATGGAAAAAATATCGCTAAGCTGTTTCTCTCCAATGAAGCTAAAATCCTTAGGCGATATCGATAGCAAAACCAAGCTGGGTTTGTAAATGTAGATTGGCAATTGGGTGTCGTCTGAAGTGTCAGAATCTACCCGTGTGCCCTCCAATTCCGGATCTTCAAACGATCGAATGAACAGTGGAATATTCTTGTTTTGTAGAGGCTTAATCGTTTTGGGGTGAATGATAGTAGCGCCGTAGTAAGCTAGCTCGATTGCCTCCCGAAAGGATAGATGATCCAGTTTTTCCGTGTTTCTGAAATACCGCGGATCGGCGTTAAGAATTCCTTCTACATCCTTCCAAACCGTTAGGCTTTCAGTTTCTAAAATATTCGTGAAAATGGATGCGCTGTAATCCGACCCTTCCCGGCCTAGCGTAGTCATTCTGTTTTCGGAAGTTCCTCCGATAAATCCCTGGGTGAGGTAAATGCCTTTTTCCTTAACCGCATGGTGGATGGCCTCCGAGGTTTCCGCCCAAAGTATGTTGGCCTTGCGAAAACGGTCGTCCGTCACGATCAATTTTCGAGCATCGAGCCAGTGGTGATCTACTTCCTGAGCCTGGAGGTAGGCCGAAAGAATACGGGTGGAAAGGAGTTCTCCGGCCGGAACAATTTGGTCGTAAACTTCGTCGTAGGATTTGCCTTGGGCATGCTCCAGGTATTTTTGGCAATAGGCGAAAACCTTGTTCAGGCTTTCCATGGCTGGTGAGTTTTCTTCAGGAAAAAGGGCGTTTAGAATTTCCAGGTGATAACCCTTCGATTCCTCCAACCATTCGTCCGTCGACTCGCCTTTGAAGTAGGCATCCACTACTTTTTCCAGTGCATTGGTCGTCTTTCCCATCGCCGACACCACAACGATTACACTTTCTTCTTGTCGAATAATTTCGGCTGCATTCCGCACCCCATCTGCGTTTTTGACCGATGCGCCACCAAATTTGTAAGACTTTCTAATCATGATTTTATCATTACGGAGGCTTATTTGACAAAGCCATACAGCGAATTAGTGAATCAAATCAATAGAAACTGCCGTAGAAGACAGGAATTAATAAACGTTTTTTTGTTTAAATCCTTGATAATTAGCGGGGTGTTAACGAATGGTAAAAGATTGTATTTTTACGAGTTTAGTCTAACTAAGGTAAATTGTTTCGAACCAAACGATTAGGGAAATTTTCTTGTTTGGTTGGTTAAAAAAAGTAGCTATGCGCAATTGCTATAAATTCTTCTCCCGCTTCGCGGCGGTTGTTATTTTATTTCTCTCCCTGGTATTTTCCGCTCAGGAAGCCCATGCCACCCACATTGCTGGGGGAGATATCACATACAAGGCTTTGAATGATACTGACTATATCATCACGCTGACTATCTACCGAGATTGTAGAGGGGTTGGTGTGACGAACAGTCCACGTAGCATTCGAATTTTTGAATTGTGTTCCAACAACGGGGCAGGTACCAGTTGGAATAGTCCTTACGCTACCGTTAGCCTTCCACTGACCAATCCTGGTGGGACGGAAGTTTCTCAGCTTTGTAAGTATGCGATTGACAGTAGTTTCTGTTCCTCTACTCCGAGTAAACGGAAGTATCAAGGGATGGAAAAGTTTATCTACGAGGACACTGTTGTTCTGCCCTTCAAGTGTAATGCATGGTATATCGGCCACTCCTTTTTTGCGCGTAACTCGGCCCAAAATGCCAATGCTGCTAACCGAAACTTTTATACCCAGGCTACTATTTTTACCGATAACCGAGACTCCAACTCTTCCCCCATTTTTACCGCTGACCCCACGCCTTACTTCTGTTTGGGGAACCCAGCTACCTACAATTATGCAGTGGTGGAAAACGATGGAGACAGTATGGTCTTTCAGCTCGTCCCGACGGAGAGCGCCTATGGTACGGCTTTGAGTTACATCTTCCCCTACTCAGCCACCAACCCCTTGGATGCCACAAATTTTAATGCCAACACAGGGCAATTGTCCTTCACACCGACTACCTCAGGGCGATTTATTGTCGCCATGCAGATCACGGAATACGATCGAGCGACCAAGAAAAAGGTCGGGGAGGTCCGGCGGGACGTCCAGTTCTTTATTGACCCGTGTCAGAGTAACTCAAATCCCGTCATGGTCACCGGAGGGGTCTACAATATTACGGGAGGAAGTAAGGTTGACTCCTTGACAATTAATACCTTACGGTCGGCAACTTTGGTTTATGACCTCTCCTTTAGTGATGCCAACTCCGGAGATACATTAACCACCACCACCAACTCAGCAATTGCCCTTTCAGGTTCCACTTCAAACAACAAGGGTGTTAACCCCGACACCACCACCATTACCTGGAATCCAGGGGTAACCGCGACCAACAACAAATACACCGTAACCTATTTCTCAGAAGATGATAACTGTCCAGTATCTGCGGCTACCTCCGTGGCGGTGGACATTGTACTCATCGATTCGTTGACTTCGGCCTCCATTGTGGGGGTCAAAGAGAGTTGTAACAATTCTCAAGATGGAACCCTGACCGCGGAGCATAGTGGAGGGATAGGTCCCTTTGGTTATGTTTGGTACAAGCAGGGTCTGAAGATTACCGACAACACGAAAACCATTACCGGAATTTCTGCTGGGGTATCTTACTCCGTAACGGTAATTGACCTGTTTAACAACGACTCCGTTCAGACCCCGGGATTTAACCTGGCTGCTACGCTTCCAGTGGAAATTGTAAACAGCTCGGTAACCGATATCGACTGTGATGGTGGTTGTACTGGGGAGATCAATATTACCGGTGTGGTGGGTGGAAATACCACCGTTCCTGGAGCAAATGGTTACCAGTATACCTGGTCTGGAACGACCAATACTACGGCAAACCCTACCAATTTGTGTGGCGGGGTTCACTTAGTAACCGTTACGGATGACAACGGTTGTGATACAATCGGAAGATTTGTGATTAACCAACCCTATGCCTTTAATGCGCAGATGAACGATAGCACCGATGTGTCTTGTCAAGGTGGGTCTGATGGTGCGGCTGCCGTTAAAATGATCGTTACCGAATGTGGTACGACAACCGATC is a window encoding:
- a CDS encoding gliding motility-associated C-terminal domain-containing protein, giving the protein MKKGLYILILLMTSFCLELSATHNKAGEITYERVSGNTYKIRITTYTDPMSTQADRCELGIKFGDGQEDTIARVNSPGGIGGCNPNIKCDCKGEILVPGKIQKNIYETTHTYAGNGTYVITMGDPNRVKDIKNIPSSVNVPFFLRTTLIISPLLGVNNSPKLTFAPIDEACECNPFYHNPGAVDADGDSLSYELSVCYGKNGDPIPGYSFPAPTCPNNTFSIDPVTGTLTWDGPGDDGIYNACILVREWRRDQITNTYREIGNVLRDMQIEVNKCFNSPPQFLEVRDTCVLAGDTLLTEIVAYDNEGDQITLSGSGEPLSLPSKKAIFNTAVNRDTVRSNFYWETACSHIRPSQYLMNYKAEDGNTATPLINFMTHKIRIVGPAPKNVTAQAIRKNIHLNWTPPVCNNVVSYEIYRKISSTAWTASSCEIGLPSYLGYDKIATVTGASSSSYIDNNDGKGLVHGQTYCYRIVPMYPENYPGYASEEACAELSFDAPIVRRNSVNITHSNQGTDSILWAKPVDIILAEWPPPYQVKIYSSEGLNSATDLVYTSPQYNAWNDIDTHYLLENINTDNKANTAMIELYSEDSLIGSTHVASSVFLRIKPDDRKLHLLWDYDVPWKNYEYHVFKEINGTFQVIDTVTEPAYTDSNLVNEREYRYFVRAFGNYSIVELPDTVFNNSQIALGIPKDTIPPCPPRLPDIDSRCELYQNELTWNNPNKDTSCPHVDAVSYNIYFTPVVGQPYELLVHIPNIEDTTILFDELTSVAGCYGITAIDTFGNESVLSERGCVDNCPIYELPNVFTPGGDGHNDFFHPLMPYRYIQDIDMVIYNRWGQVVFKTTDPDINWSGINQESNKQCPSGTYFYVCIVNEIRLSGIRQRELKGFITLVNQLDFVPSSE
- a CDS encoding sigma-54-dependent Fis family transcriptional regulator is translated as MRIYIVEDDPVYARYLKHNVELNPEFEAVVFESGGDLLKNLDGAPRVITLDYSLADMKCEDLIERIKKTRPDTSLIVISAQEDITTAVKLLRGGIYDYIVKNEETRDRLWNTLRHLKENIGLKEELEHLRQEIETHYDFESIIKGHSSAIKRLFKLMEKATKTNITVSVTGETGTGKELVAKAIHYNSKLRKKPLVSVNMAAIPKELIESELFGYEKGAFTGAQSRRIGKFEEANGGTVFLDEIGELDLNLQAKLLRVLQEKEVTRIGGNQTLKLDVRVIVATHRDLAEEVKKGNFREDLYYRLLGLPIELPPLRERENDIIILGRYFADVFCKENGMNRMTFTKEAQSKMMHYHWPGNVRELKAVIELAAVMANDNVIDEESLVFKSTRDTPEFMMQETTLKEYNENLIRYYLKKNNNNVLVVAKKLDIGKSTIYRMIKEGRIEIT
- a CDS encoding Hpt domain-containing protein, with the protein product MDKLYNLDELREMTGNDESFMKEMIQLFVTNNKDYLEQLNQGLEEKDWKKVKFFAHKIKPSILMMKIGKLEDNIYRLNEFAGEEKNLSEIPALVEKLNDILPQVLVQLSEE
- a CDS encoding ABC transporter ATP-binding protein, with amino-acid sequence MKSLRKILALAKNYRGYLALNVLFNLFAVIFSLFSMAMIMPFLDLIFLKKDSEFESARDAVAPQFNLSVDSFVDTFNYHFSQVITSGETLYDGRINALVFLCIVIVVAFFLKNLFTYLALFVMARVRNGVLYDLRRKTYDKILHLPLSYYSEERKGNILSKFSNDMVEIEWSVLLGIELIFREPVTIIAILSFMIYMSPQLTLFVFLMLPVTVLVIGRVGNSLRKSSNEGQDMAGMIIANLEETLGGLRIIKAFNAEKKSYNRFQELTHKYFTLMVKIYRKRDLASPLSEFLGVSILAIILWFGGRIVLQEEMEASVFVAFIMFFSQIINPAKSLSKAYFNVQKGAASAERLEEIIQAEVTIRDKEGAKDLPGFQGKIEFKDLDFAYTGETVLSNINLTINKGEMVALVGASGGGKSTLADLLPRFHDPVKGGIFIDGTPIKDVTVSSLRDQMGVVTQQSILFNDTVFNNIAYGEDKASLEDVVRAAKIANAHEFIEGLADGYQTNIGDGGGKLSGGQKQRLSIARAVLKNPSILILDEATSALDTESEQLVQSALNNLMKNRTSLVIAHRLSTIQNADKIVVLEKGIIVEEGTHQQLVEKNGIYKKLYQLQNFR